The Gasterosteus aculeatus chromosome 17, fGasAcu3.hap1.1, whole genome shotgun sequence genome includes a window with the following:
- the LOC120822168 gene encoding uncharacterized protein LOC120822168: protein MDQNEAKQMVEGVLRANPKDEEVFNEYDKTKTLTDATRKQMVNILVADMIELHGRVPPSSVRTNYALGIVTLFPYLRDPFSKLGYEHYYDPEGNTGFISRRIKTVQRNTFAGLRGRSKTVLQDGPKTRRESLSTCQQLFGEECREAISTIRHSSDESVVKEKMRATFQYRQKMVGDDASSSFLDVFPRFLDVPGLIDQDFSMMFGDEVSQKFLSKWSTFFRPNITDCKTGKNMDELLSATESESEDNNGWDSDMSSILLLLHLLPPTSRGQKKTAKISSAQATSRLVRYLKEGASITTVLESVDANNRSSFASVSKRRISKGSTLLSTETTPVQGTHISGSFRHYIWPPVQMLQVQGGSDITVLSTRLGCTYALDVPMIFLCSKRSVIL, encoded by the exons ATGGACCAGAATGAAGCAAAACAG ATGGTTGAGGGTGTTCTGAGGGCCAATCCAAAGGATGAAGAAGTCTTCAATGAGTATGATAAGACTAAAACACTAACTGATGCAACCCGTAAACAAATGGTGAACATCCTGGTTGCAGATATGATAGAGCTACATGG GAGGGTTCCACCGTCAAGTGTAAGGACCAATTATGCACTGGGAATTGTGACTCTTTTTCCATACCTCCGTGATCCATTCTCCAAACTTGGATAT gaacactaCTATGATCCTGAGGGTAATACTGGCTTCATTTCACGGAGGATCAAGACGGTTCAACGCAACACCTTTGCTGGCTTGCGGGGTCGTTCCAAGACCGTTCTTCAGGATGGTCCAAAAACCAGGCGAGAATCTCTGTCAACCTGCCAACAGCTATTTGGTGAGGAGTGCAGGGAGGCGATATCTACAATAAGACATTCCAGCGATGAATCTGTGGTCAAAGAGAAGATGAGAGCGACTTTCCAGTATCGACAGAAGATGGTTGGGGATGATGCATCATCTTCATTCCTGGATGTGTTCCCTCGTTTTCTTGATGTACCTGGATTG ATCGACCAGGATTTCTCAATGATGTTTGGTGACGAAGTGTCTCAGAAGTTCCTGTCCAAGTGGTCAACTTTCTTCAGGCCAAACATCACAGACTGCAAGACTGGAAAGAATATGGATGAGTTGCTGTCAGCAACTGAATCTGAGTCTGAAGATAACAATG GATGGGACAGTGATATGTCTTCAATCCTTTTGCTGCTGCATCTACTACCTCCAACTTCAAGGGgccaaaaaaaaactgccaagATCAGTTCAGCTCAAGCAACCAGCCGTCTTGTTAGATATCTTAAG GAAGGAGCCAGTATTACTACCGTCCTTGAGAGTGTCGACGCAAACAACCGTTCCTCCTTTGCATCGGTGAGCAAAAGAAGAATATCCAAAGGTTCTACCTTATTATCGACCGAAACCACTCCCGTGCAAGGCACACACATCAGTGGCAGCTTTAGACATTACATTTGGCCGCCTGTTCAAATGTTACAAGTACAAGGTGGGTCAGATATTACGGTACTGAGTACCAGGTTGGGTTGTACTTATGCACTGGATGTACCGATGATCTTCCTGTGTTCAAAAAGATCTGTGATATTATAA